The following coding sequences are from one Lolium rigidum isolate FL_2022 chromosome 6, APGP_CSIRO_Lrig_0.1, whole genome shotgun sequence window:
- the LOC124663982 gene encoding peptide-N4-(N-acetyl-beta-glucosaminyl)asparagine amidase A-like — MAESFVHCFLFLLLAITSYPIVSASPHKLRLSASEVAAIEARAPPPPDQPTTFFEVDRPHRPPPGSFGPCSTVLLSHSFAYTYTKPPVTAAYSPPPCLAAAGGHASLISLAVLEWRAACRGVQYDRIFGVWLGGAELLRGCTAEPRANGIVWSVSKDITKYASLLAARSPSTLAVYLGNVVNEQYTGVYHANLTLHLYFRHPPQPPQPGLGPADVIVPISQSLPLNDGLWFQIQNGQDVGSASLAVPINAYRAVLEVYVSYHANDEFWYTNTADGHGPFREVTVSIDGDLVGAVWPFPVIYTGGINPLLWRPITGIGSFSLPSYDIEITPFLSKLLDGKAHEFDVSVTNAQDVWFIDANLHLWLDPRGAPTTAGLTSYEAPPLDTSIAFRPDGPGDEFYYTTAFRRISATGWVQTSSYGKITATWTQRLGYENTNEVRGDSQQVVNQTTEAYSGVHVVDRAGVAYSQEAQQSFRLDVFVGVVSEASNGSYTVARDVRLGLAEERVAAGRGFFWSRSLGNAQESAVNIDVDDEGDAVGVSWGTRQSYGYEATDGCYSRDVTSSGYAIVSDHSDEACLKGSFSSRAGAVAPPALARMSS; from the coding sequence TCTTCCTCCtgctcgccatcacttcctatccAATCGTTTCCGCTTCACCTCACAAGCTCCGTCTCTCGGCATCGGAAGTAGCTGCGATCGAGGcgcgcgcgccgcctccgccCGATCAACCCACCACCTTCTTTGAGGTGGACCGGCCGCACCGGCCACCGCCGGGCAGTTTCGGCCCATGCTCCACGGTGCTTCTCTCGCATTCCTTCGCTTACACCTACACCAAGCCCCCTGTCACGGCAGCCTACTCCCCGCCGCCCTGcctcgccgccgcgggcggccacgCGTCATTGATCTCCCTTGCCGTTCTCGAGTGGCGAGCTGCCTGCCGGGGCGTTCAGTACGACCGCATCTTCGGCGTCTGGCTCGGCGGCGCCGAGCTCCTCCGCGGCTGCACCGCCGAGCCGCGGGCGAACGGCATTGTCTGGTCGGTGTCCAAGGATATCACCAAGTACGCCTCCCTCCTCGCCGCGCGCAGCCCCTCGACCCTCGCCGTCTACCTCGGCAACGTTGTCAACGAGCAGTACACCGGCGTGTACCACGCAAACCTCACGCTCCACCTCTACTTCCGCCACCCGCCTCAGCCTCCGCAGCCAGGGCTGGGCCCCGCCGACGTCATCGTTCCTATCTCGCAGAGCCTCCCGTTGAACGACGGCTTGTGGTTCCAGATCCAGAACGGCCAGGACGTCGGGTCCGCGAGCCTCGCCGTGCCGATCAATGCCTACCGTGCCGTTCTCGAGGTGTACGTGTCGTACCACGCCAACGACGAGTTCTGGTACACCAACACGGCCGACGGCCACGGCCCGTTCCGGGAGGTCACTGTCAGCATCGACGGGGACCTCGTCGGCGCCGTGTGGCCGTTCCCGGTTATCTACACTGGAGGCATAAACCCTCTCCTGTGGCGTCCGATCACCGGGATCGGCTCGTTCAGTCTTCCGTCCTACGACATCGAGATCACGCCATTCTTGAGCAAATTACTGGACGGCAAGGCGCACGAGTTTGACGTGTCGGTGACCAACGCCCAGGACGTGTGGTTCATCGACGCCAACCTCCACCTGTGGCTGGACCCCAGGGGCGCGCCGACGACGGCGGGCCTCACCAGCTACGAGGCGCCGCCGCTCGACACGAGCATCGCGTTCCGGCCCGACGGCCCCGGGGACGAGTTCTACTACACGACCGCGTTCCGGCGCATCTCCGCCACGGGGTGGGTGCAGACGTCGTCCTACGGCAAGATCACCGCGACCTGGACGCAGAGGCTCGGGTACGAGAACACGAACGAGGTCCGGGGGGACAGCCAGCAGGTGGTGAACCAGACGACCGAGGCGTACTCCGGCGTGCACGTCGTCGACCGCGCCGGCGTGGCGTACTCGCAGGAGGCGCAGCAGAGCTTCCGGCTCGACGTGTTCGTGGGCGTGGTGAGTGAGGCCTCCAACGGCTCGTACACGGTGGCGAGGGACGTGCGCCTGGGGCTCGCCGAGGAGAGGGTCGCCGCCGGCCGCGGGTTCTTCTGGTCCCGGTCGCTGGGCAACGCGCAGGAGTCCGCCGTGAACatcgacgtggacgacgaaggtgaCGCGGTCGGGGTGTCGTGGGGCACGAGGCAGAGCTACGGGTACGAGGCGACCGATGGGTGCTACTCCCGGGACGTGACAAGCAGCGGCTACGCCATCGTCTCCGACCACTCCGACGAGGCCTGCCTGAAGGGGTCGTTTTCTTCCCGTGCCGGCGCCGTGGCGCCTCCAGCTTTGGCGCGGATGAGCTCGTGA